In the genome of Novipirellula artificiosorum, the window GCGATTTCGTTTGATGAAATGGAAGCCATCGATCCGGTGACGCGATCCTTTACCATCGATGGTGGTGTGAATCAGCTTCAATTCGCGCTGGGAGTTGATCGCAGCGGTTGAATGGTAGATCGTTCGGTAGGGAAGCCGCTGGATCCGTAAGGTCGCTTGGCGGCCTTGCGTGGTAGACGCGTCAAGCTGAGCAAAGACGACGGGGGAATCCCCAAACGCGATCGTGAAGACCGTGATCGCAAAAACAAATTCGCCACTTCAACGGTTGATTTTCATGGTCCCTGGGATTCATGAGGCTTCTGAATCCGTTTCATCAGGGCGTTTCCTTTTCAGCGTTGATGCAATCGTGCGTTGAATAGAATTTGCGTTCCTTCTTTCCCGGCTACGACGATGTCGACATCCCCATCATCATCCAGGTCGGCCGTTCGTATCTGCAATCCGATGCCTACGGTGCTTTCGACGATCGGGAACACTTCAAACGACTTGGATTCCTGATCCCAGACGTAGTACTTCATAACGGGAGGCTCCAAACCACCGGGGTCCTTGCCATTGTGAGCACGAACGCGTTTGCCGGTGATCAATTCCTGGGTGCCATCGCCGTCGAAATCGGCAAGGGCCAAGCAGTGCGGCTGAGAGAACGAATCGTCGATCAAGTGTTCTTCAAACTGCAACTTGCCGTCGTCACCGGGCCCCAAGCCACGCCACCAGTGGATTCCATAGCCATGAGCGACGCTGTTGATGACATCGGTCACACCATCGCCATCAACGTCGAACACCAGCATCGGACACGCGGCGTGTTTCTTTTCCCAATCAGGATGGTATTTCCAAACGCCGGCCAATCGATCGCCTTCGGGGCACTCGTACCAACCGTTTCCGAACACGATGTCATCGCGACCGTCGTCGTTAACATCACCAAAACCGATTCCGTGTCCATTGACTTCGCCGATTTTGTTTTTGATCAACGTGGGTATCTCCTTCTCAACCCATTCTGTTTTGCGTCCTTCGGTGACCTCAATCTGTCGAGTCTCCTTGGTGAAACTGAACGCAAGCATCGGGTTCTTATTCACCCACTGGTTCGAAATGAACTCGGGCTTGCCGTCCTGGTTCAGGTCGATCAGGTAGCTGACTTCGTTGTTGGCCCACTCGGTATCCCCGAGCAAGTGCTTTGGCCAAAGGTAACCCTGCATCAAGGGTTCGCCGCCTGGATTTTCGTACCAGTAGACTTCGCTGCCGAGAAAGTCAATCGAAACGACATCAGGACGTCCGTCGGCGTTCACGTCATAGATCGAATCGCCGTTGCTTCGAACATAGCCATTGTTGTCTTCGATGATTCGCATCGCCCGGGGGGTCCACTCGCCATTGCGGTACCAATTGCGACCCGCAACGATGTCGAGTTTTCCATCGCCGTCAATGTCTGCGACGTCACAACCTTCGTTGCCGTCGTGAGCCAGAACCCGAACATAGAAGCGGACGGGATGGTCTGCGAGGAGAGCTTGGCAGAGGCAAACAAGACTGCACGAAAAAAGAGTGCAACGGAGAATAATCGTCTTCATGGCAAGTCCATTGTTGAGGCGGAACGGCAACCGTTTCGCGGGGGTGGTATAAACGCTTGAAAACCTTCATTGTCGGACGCATGCAGCAGTTCCACCATCGCACTTCGTGGTAGTCCGAGAATCACACGGGGAAACGTGTAGCCACTCATCTTTGCTGATTTTCTTGCTGATGCCAAGATCGACCCAAGGCCGGACGACGCGGAATCCCCAGATCGTCTTGGACAAATACCAGGCGAACGGGTCGAAAGTCCGCTCGTCATCGCCATCGTCAAAGGAAAGGTCTGGCAGAGCATCGGCTGTTCCGTTCATGATTCGTTCGGCCCATCACTCGCAATCAGCAATCCAGTCCATCGATTTCGCTTCTTTCCACCCGCAGTGTATGCTACGCCATCACAAAAAATATAGGTGAGGCCCCCCATGAAACAGATCTACACAAACGTCGCACTGGCAGCGCTACTGATCTTGGTTACGTCGCTTCAGGCAGGGGAGATACCGGTTGAACCGGTAAACGGGTCGCCCCTCCCTGACGCTGTGGACTGGCCCGATTTTATGGCCGCGCAGGAGATGCGATGGGAGAAGCTTCCCGGCACGTGGTTCGAGGGCCCCTTCCTGGGCAACGGGGAGCAGGGCACGCTGATGTATCAATTGGATGATCGAACGCTGCGATGGGATGTCGGTTGCTCGGCCGCCCACGACCACCGACCAATGGATGAGGATGACCTTGCCGAAAAAAACGTAGTGGTTCTCAACCGCGGGCGGCACTTCATTGGCCATCTGCGGCTGGAGCTGCCGGTCGATCTGACCGGAGGGACATCACGTCTTTCGTTATGGGATGCCGAAGCAACGGGCACGCTCACTTCCAAGGGCGGCACGGCCGAGTGGGCAGCGCTGGTACACGCCACCGAACCGGTCATGCGCTTCGATCTGACCGCCACGGAGAAACTCAAGGGAGCAAAGTTCGTCTATGTCGCGGAACAGGCACGCAACCCCCGCGCGGTACGCGGCACAACGTTACGCGTTCCTCGCAATGAGTTGCGAGTTCCAGCCAATCCGTCGCCCGTGCTTTCAATGCTTGACAACGGTGTGCAAACCGCGGTGCAGCACCTGTATGCGGGAGGACAGACCGCAGTGGCTTGGCTGCAGAAAGAGGTGGGCGGCTCCACGCGTCTGTGGTTGAGCGTTCAGCACAGCTTCCCCGGCAATGAAGCCTTGGATGAAGCCGTCGCGGCGGTGAATGCCGCCGCAGAAGCCGACCAAAACGTTTGGCTGCAGGCCCACCGCAATTGGTGGCACAACTATTATCCGCAAAGCTTCGTTTCGGTTGGCGATGCCTATTGGGATTCGTTCTATTGGATCCAGCAATACAAGCTTGCTTGTGCCACTCGCGACAAAGGGTGGATCATCGATAACCAAGGTCCCTGGCTACAGCCCACCGCTTGGGCCGCAATCTGGTGGAATCTCAATGCCCAACTATCGCATAGCGGCGGATACGTGGCTAACCGTCGCGGCATGGTGTCGGCGATGAGCCATCGGCTCGATATCAACCGTGAAAACCTGTCCCTGAATGTGGCCGAGCCCTATCGCGCCGATTCCTACGCCATCGGCCGTAGCAGTTCCGGTTGGGATCTTCTGGGGCAGGCAGGCCAACCCGACGGACGCGAGCCGATGGATGGCAACATAGGTAGAGAATGCGGTAACCTGCTGTGGGCGCTGCATAACGTTGACCTGGAGTACCGCTATTGGCAGGATATGCAACTCCGGGACCACGTGCTTTTCCCGCTGCTGGCACGGGCCGTCAACTACTATCGTCACTTCCTGGTGGAAAACGATGAAGGTCAGTTGAGTCTGCCGGAAACTTACAGCCCCGAATACCGAAGAGCGACGGACTGCACCTACGATATTGACCTCTTGCATTGGGGCGTCGGACGGTTGATCGAACTGGCTGATGAAAGGGACCTTGCC includes:
- a CDS encoding FG-GAP repeat domain-containing protein, which produces MKTIILRCTLFSCSLVCLCQALLADHPVRFYVRVLAHDGNEGCDVADIDGDGKLDIVAGRNWYRNGEWTPRAMRIIEDNNGYVRSNGDSIYDVNADGRPDVVSIDFLGSEVYWYENPGGEPLMQGYLWPKHLLGDTEWANNEVSYLIDLNQDGKPEFISNQWVNKNPMLAFSFTKETRQIEVTEGRKTEWVEKEIPTLIKNKIGEVNGHGIGFGDVNDDGRDDIVFGNGWYECPEGDRLAGVWKYHPDWEKKHAACPMLVFDVDGDGVTDVINSVAHGYGIHWWRGLGPGDDGKLQFEEHLIDDSFSQPHCLALADFDGDGTQELITGKRVRAHNGKDPGGLEPPVMKYYVWDQESKSFEVFPIVESTVGIGLQIRTADLDDDGDVDIVVAGKEGTQILFNARLHQR
- a CDS encoding glycosyl hydrolase family 95 catalytic domain-containing protein; translation: MKQIYTNVALAALLILVTSLQAGEIPVEPVNGSPLPDAVDWPDFMAAQEMRWEKLPGTWFEGPFLGNGEQGTLMYQLDDRTLRWDVGCSAAHDHRPMDEDDLAEKNVVVLNRGRHFIGHLRLELPVDLTGGTSRLSLWDAEATGTLTSKGGTAEWAALVHATEPVMRFDLTATEKLKGAKFVYVAEQARNPRAVRGTTLRVPRNELRVPANPSPVLSMLDNGVQTAVQHLYAGGQTAVAWLQKEVGGSTRLWLSVQHSFPGNEALDEAVAAVNAAAEADQNVWLQAHRNWWHNYYPQSFVSVGDAYWDSFYWIQQYKLACATRDKGWIIDNQGPWLQPTAWAAIWWNLNAQLSHSGGYVANRRGMVSAMSHRLDINRENLSLNVAEPYRADSYAIGRSSSGWDLLGQAGQPDGREPMDGNIGRECGNLLWALHNVDLEYRYWQDMQLRDHVLFPLLARAVNYYRHFLVENDEGQLSLPETYSPEYRRATDCTYDIDLLHWGVGRLIELADERDLAEKDEPLIPAWKEIQRKLVPVHVDEATGRMIGRDVKLTGRHRHWSHLLAIYPLRTLAPDIPADRELIDRSLTHWHSFGRAMGYSFTAGACMAALLGDGDQALEFLNGLKSFLQPNTFYSEIGLPVMETPLHGATAMQEMLLQSWGGRLRVFPAVPTEWPDVQFHQLRGEGAFLVSARRERGKTQWVLIRSEAGGRVEVEPEIADAQWIASKGAQVSKDGKGVYGIETGPGNSVLFWPRGKTRPKPTVTPVEPHGAQHNFGM